The Geobacter sp. AOG2 genome includes a window with the following:
- a CDS encoding TIGR03905 family TSCPD domain-containing protein produces the protein MKFSYETVGTCSKRIDIEMEAGILVSADFVGGCSGNTQALTALVKEMPVAEVVRRLKGIACQGDTSCPDQLARALETSAHMK, from the coding sequence ATGAAATTCAGCTATGAAACGGTTGGCACCTGTAGTAAACGGATCGATATTGAGATGGAAGCCGGCATTCTCGTGAGTGCCGATTTCGTCGGCGGCTGCTCCGGCAATACCCAGGCATTGACGGCCCTGGTCAAAGAGATGCCGGTGGCGGAAGTCGTGCGGCGTCTGAAGGGGATCGCCTGCCAGGGGGACACGTCGTGCCCCGACCAACTGGCCCGGGCCCTGGAAACATCCGCACATATGAAATAA
- a CDS encoding Hsp70 family protein, protein MQIVFGIDFGTTNSALSVYRNGSVEVIAVDGNDRSGELMRSVLYFNEEHEIYAGQEAIRQYVGDGASGRFMQSIKTFLPNTSFDSTEVFGRRYAIDDLVAIILRKIKARGEAHVGCPVESVVLGRPVVFSADPEKDAVAEQRLEKAARKAGFKNIWFQFEPVAAALAFEETLRAGQERIVFIGDFGGGTSDFSVIRVKGGAFARSDRRSDVLSLGGVYVAGDKFDSQIMWDKVAHHFGRYARYKTMGKDEWVSVPKSIVYTLCQWHRIPLLRSRKTREHIRVIKATTDDRRAIEHLENIISDNYGFFLFQAIEKAKCELSEREHAMISFRERDLCIGEEIGKVEFEAINAENIRQIADCIDEVVARSGLTPAQMDTVFLTGGTSRIPRIQTLFAERFGRGKLDNRDAFTSVVHGLGSSVPLFAGSVAAPTKNERGTSWQ, encoded by the coding sequence GTGCAGATCGTATTCGGTATCGATTTCGGCACCACCAATTCAGCACTTTCGGTCTACCGGAACGGTTCTGTTGAGGTGATTGCCGTGGACGGCAACGACCGTAGCGGGGAATTGATGCGTTCGGTGCTCTACTTTAACGAGGAACACGAGATTTATGCCGGGCAGGAGGCCATTCGCCAGTATGTGGGCGACGGGGCCAGCGGGCGCTTTATGCAGTCCATCAAGACCTTTCTGCCGAACACCAGTTTCGACAGCACCGAGGTATTCGGCAGACGCTATGCCATTGATGACCTGGTGGCGATCATCTTGAGGAAGATCAAGGCCCGGGGTGAGGCGCATGTGGGGTGCCCCGTGGAAAGCGTTGTCCTGGGACGGCCGGTGGTGTTTTCCGCAGATCCGGAGAAGGACGCCGTGGCCGAGCAACGTCTGGAAAAGGCTGCCCGCAAGGCCGGTTTCAAGAACATCTGGTTCCAGTTCGAACCGGTTGCTGCGGCGCTGGCCTTTGAAGAGACCTTGCGGGCCGGGCAGGAGCGGATCGTGTTCATCGGCGATTTCGGCGGCGGCACATCGGATTTTTCGGTGATCCGCGTCAAGGGGGGGGCCTTTGCCCGTTCCGACCGGCGTAGCGACGTGCTCTCCCTGGGGGGCGTCTACGTGGCCGGTGACAAGTTCGATTCCCAGATCATGTGGGACAAGGTGGCGCACCATTTCGGTCGTTATGCCCGCTACAAGACCATGGGTAAGGACGAGTGGGTGAGTGTCCCCAAGAGCATTGTCTATACCCTCTGCCAGTGGCATCGCATCCCGCTGTTGCGGTCGCGCAAGACCAGGGAACACATCCGGGTGATCAAGGCTACCACCGACGACCGCCGGGCCATTGAACACCTGGAAAATATCATCAGCGACAATTACGGTTTTTTCCTGTTCCAGGCCATTGAAAAGGCCAAATGCGAGCTTTCCGAACGGGAACATGCCATGATCAGCTTCCGAGAGCGCGATCTCTGTATCGGCGAGGAGATCGGCAAGGTGGAGTTTGAAGCGATCAATGCGGAAAATATCCGGCAGATTGCTGACTGCATCGACGAGGTCGTGGCACGGTCCGGGCTTACGCCGGCCCAGATGGATACGGTCTTTCTGACCGGAGGCACCTCGCGGATTCCCCGCATCCAGACGTTGTTTGCCGAGCGGTTCGGCCGGGGCAAATTGGACAACAGGGATGCCTTTACCAGCGTCGTTCATGGGTTGGGGTCCAGCGTGCCGCTCTTTGCCGGCTCCGTTGCAGCCCCCACAAAAAACGAAAGGGGCACATCATGGCAATGA
- a CDS encoding GIY-YIG nuclease family protein, whose protein sequence is MEWHVYIILCSDNSLYTGVTTDMERRFRQHAEGKGAKYFRGRQPLRVVYLEHNHNRASATSREARIKAMDRTEKLVLISGQTAITL, encoded by the coding sequence GTGGAATGGCACGTCTACATCATCCTCTGCTCCGACAACTCCCTCTACACCGGGGTCACTACGGATATGGAGCGGAGGTTCCGCCAGCACGCGGAGGGGAAGGGCGCCAAATATTTTCGGGGGCGGCAACCGCTACGAGTGGTCTATCTGGAACATAACCACAACCGTGCTTCCGCCACCAGCCGCGAGGCCCGGATCAAGGCCATGGATCGGACTGAAAAATTGGTCCTGATTTCCGGGCAGACCGCGATTACCCTGTAA
- a CDS encoding glyceraldehyde-3-phosphate dehydrogenase, with the protein MNRQKPEIHLKEWQRQEAVAEGMLPVIGRLYREKNIVLTVYGRSLVHGTVIDLLKAHRFARLILDGELTVLDTQPVLEAIAKLDLAPARIDLGKLTVRFLASGMPVDAFVVQELASVNTGRTSLLAEPQDIVLYGFGRIGRLLARILIDKAGSGEKLRLRAAVVRKGSSDDLVKRASLLRRDSIHGQFNGIITVDEEENAIIANGNMIRIIYSDAPESVDYTQYGITNAILIDNTGKWRDREGLSRHLKSPGIDKVILTAPGKGDIPNVVAGVNNELITPQERIFSAASCTTNAIVPVMKAINDRFGIVHGHMETCHSYTNDQNLIDNYHKASRRGRSAPLNMVITETGAAKAVAKVIPELAGKLTGNAIRVPTPNVSLAILNLELSQKVTVEEINDYLRGISLDSPLQNQIDYTNSPEVVSSDLVGSRHAGVVDSLATIAEGHRCVLYVWYDNEFGYSCQVVRMVQKMAGVELPTLPC; encoded by the coding sequence ATGAATCGACAAAAACCCGAAATTCATCTCAAGGAATGGCAGCGGCAGGAAGCTGTCGCCGAAGGCATGTTGCCGGTCATCGGCCGGCTCTACCGCGAAAAAAATATCGTGCTGACCGTCTATGGCCGCTCATTGGTGCACGGTACGGTCATCGACCTGCTCAAGGCCCACCGCTTTGCCCGGCTCATCCTGGACGGTGAACTGACGGTACTGGACACCCAGCCGGTCCTTGAGGCTATTGCCAAACTCGACCTGGCCCCCGCCCGCATCGACCTCGGCAAGCTCACCGTGCGCTTTCTCGCTTCGGGTATGCCGGTGGACGCCTTTGTGGTCCAGGAACTTGCCTCCGTCAATACCGGCAGGACCTCGCTTCTGGCCGAGCCCCAGGACATCGTGCTCTACGGCTTCGGCCGCATCGGACGGCTGCTGGCCCGCATCCTGATCGACAAGGCCGGCAGCGGCGAGAAGCTGCGCCTGCGGGCGGCGGTGGTGCGCAAGGGGAGCAGCGACGATCTTGTCAAGCGCGCCAGCCTGTTGCGCCGCGATTCCATCCACGGCCAATTCAACGGCATTATCACCGTGGATGAGGAAGAGAACGCCATTATCGCCAACGGCAATATGATCCGCATCATCTATTCCGACGCGCCCGAGTCGGTGGACTACACCCAGTACGGCATCACCAACGCAATCCTGATCGACAATACCGGCAAGTGGCGCGACCGGGAAGGGTTGTCCCGCCATCTCAAGTCCCCCGGCATCGACAAGGTAATCCTCACTGCGCCGGGCAAAGGCGACATCCCCAACGTGGTGGCCGGGGTCAACAACGAACTGATCACCCCGCAGGAGCGCATCTTCTCCGCCGCCAGTTGCACCACCAACGCCATCGTGCCGGTGATGAAGGCCATTAACGACCGCTTCGGCATTGTGCATGGCCACATGGAGACCTGCCACTCCTACACCAACGACCAGAACCTGATCGACAACTACCACAAGGCCTCGCGTCGCGGACGCAGTGCCCCTCTGAACATGGTCATCACCGAGACCGGGGCCGCCAAGGCGGTCGCCAAGGTCATTCCCGAACTGGCCGGCAAACTGACCGGCAATGCCATCCGCGTACCGACCCCTAACGTCTCGCTGGCCATCCTCAACCTGGAGCTGAGTCAGAAGGTCACCGTGGAGGAGATCAACGACTACCTGCGCGGTATCTCGCTGGACTCGCCGTTGCAGAACCAGATAGACTACACCAATTCCCCGGAAGTGGTCTCCAGCGACCTTGTCGGCTCACGCCATGCCGGGGTGGTGGACTCTCTGGCCACCATCGCCGAGGGGCACCGATGCGTCCTCTATGTATGGTACGACAACGAGTTCGGCTACAGTTGCCAAGTGGTCCGCATGGTACAGAAGATGGCCGGCGTGGAGCTGCCGACACTGCCGTGCTGA
- a CDS encoding c-type cytochrome, which produces MKKTIVTATLFTFGALAFSAQADMEGGKINAKAEFDKHCAVCHPGGGNIINKAKPLGKEALAKNGIKSWKNIVAKIRNPGPGMTKFDKKEMPDKEAKAIAEYVLKTFK; this is translated from the coding sequence ATGAAAAAGACTATCGTAACAGCCACATTGTTCACGTTCGGAGCCCTTGCCTTCAGCGCACAGGCAGATATGGAGGGGGGAAAGATTAATGCCAAGGCGGAATTCGACAAGCACTGCGCCGTGTGCCACCCTGGGGGTGGAAATATCATCAATAAGGCCAAGCCACTGGGGAAGGAGGCTCTTGCAAAAAACGGCATCAAGAGCTGGAAGAACATTGTGGCAAAGATACGTAACCCCGGACCCGGCATGACCAAATTCGACAAAAAGGAAATGCCTGACAAGGAAGCAAAGGCCATTGCCGAATATGTTCTGAAAACCTTCAAGTAA
- a CDS encoding YbfB/YjiJ family MFS transporter, with product MPSQQGKAARPGNGTTTPVVPFHYGWVIVAVGFLIIFACIGLARYAYTMLLPSMQAGLGLSYDRMGFIGTGNFCGYLLSVVLAPRLIRRFGPRVMICAGLMPITLALLAIGRSSGFIAPFALYLLAGVGTGFANIPTMVLINHWFRSDRRGTAAGLMIAGNGAAIMLAGFLIPYLNRVFGAEGWRAGWLVLGSVALVVSILAGWLVRSHPADVGLEPMGRSLPPSPEQLIPHERRGDGALLVRLGVLYLAFGATFMVYGTFIVTTMVREYGFSEAKAGHYWSWAGFFSFFSGVLFGALSDRIGRRYGLALVFAVQSAAYLLAGLKPGSVGLTISIVLYGLAVFAIPAIMAAAVGDYLGPSRAAGAFATITIFFAAGQTLGPALAGIIAKATGAFAGAYLLAALITAAASILALFLPRPVHA from the coding sequence ATGCCAAGCCAACAAGGGAAAGCCGCGCGCCCCGGGAACGGGACAACAACTCCAGTCGTCCCGTTCCATTACGGATGGGTGATCGTCGCCGTCGGTTTTCTCATCATTTTCGCCTGCATCGGCTTGGCACGCTATGCCTACACTATGTTGCTCCCTTCCATGCAGGCCGGATTGGGACTCTCCTACGACCGCATGGGTTTCATCGGTACCGGCAATTTCTGCGGGTATCTGCTGTCGGTGGTCTTGGCGCCCCGTCTCATCAGGCGCTTCGGGCCGCGGGTCATGATCTGCGCCGGGCTGATGCCGATCACCCTGGCGCTGCTGGCCATTGGCCGCTCCAGCGGTTTCATCGCACCGTTCGCACTCTACCTCCTGGCAGGCGTGGGAACCGGCTTTGCCAACATCCCGACCATGGTCTTGATTAACCATTGGTTCCGCAGCGACCGGCGCGGCACGGCCGCCGGGCTGATGATCGCGGGTAACGGAGCGGCAATCATGCTGGCCGGTTTTCTGATTCCCTATCTCAATCGCGTTTTCGGGGCCGAGGGGTGGCGGGCTGGGTGGCTGGTGCTGGGTTCTGTCGCCCTGGTGGTGAGTATTCTGGCTGGCTGGCTGGTACGCAGCCATCCCGCCGATGTCGGCCTGGAACCAATGGGCCGCAGTCTGCCCCCCTCTCCCGAGCAGCTTATTCCCCACGAGCGGCGCGGCGACGGAGCCCTGTTGGTACGCCTGGGTGTGCTTTACCTGGCCTTCGGCGCTACGTTCATGGTCTACGGCACCTTTATCGTCACCACCATGGTGCGGGAGTATGGCTTTAGCGAAGCCAAGGCAGGTCACTACTGGTCGTGGGCCGGTTTCTTCAGCTTCTTTTCCGGGGTGCTGTTCGGTGCCCTCTCCGACCGCATCGGCCGCCGCTACGGCTTGGCATTGGTCTTTGCCGTCCAGAGCGCCGCCTATCTCTTGGCCGGGCTCAAACCGGGCAGTGTGGGGCTGACGATCTCCATCGTCCTGTATGGGCTGGCGGTCTTCGCCATACCGGCCATCATGGCTGCCGCCGTGGGGGATTACCTGGGGCCGTCGCGCGCCGCAGGCGCTTTTGCCACCATCACCATCTTCTTCGCTGCGGGGCAGACCCTTGGCCCGGCCCTGGCCGGGATAATCGCCAAGGCCACCGGCGCCTTTGCCGGCGCCTACCTGCTGGCAGCCCTGATCACCGCAGCGGCCTCAATTCTGGCCCTTTTTCTTCCCCGACCCGTCCACGCCTGA
- a CDS encoding cation diffusion facilitator family transporter → MIQSPEVLAAKNKAATLSIASNTILIILKLAVGVMMQSVSVLSEAVHSAIDLVAALIAWFSVRESGKPADDVHRFGHGKIENVAGTIEAALIFGAAFYIIREAVHKLQTGTVEIGSLGIGATVMALSALANYLVSRHLLSVASRTDSVALEADALHLRTDVYTSVGVLGGLVAIKLTGIAMLDPIVAIVVAFMIMKAAWDLTKTAFFHILDVKLPDDEEALIHDAMKRYTNRFIEYHKLRTRKSGHIRHIDMHLVVPKQMTVEAGHTLTHQITADIEKCLPYSHILVHIEPCPGGCERCAVECPKVGGLSMA, encoded by the coding sequence ATGATCCAATCACCCGAAGTCCTGGCTGCGAAAAACAAAGCCGCGACCCTGTCCATAGCCTCCAATACGATACTGATCATACTGAAGCTGGCAGTCGGCGTTATGATGCAGTCGGTCAGCGTTCTCTCCGAAGCGGTGCATTCAGCCATCGACCTGGTGGCCGCCCTTATCGCCTGGTTCTCGGTCAGGGAGTCGGGCAAACCTGCCGACGATGTTCACCGTTTCGGCCACGGCAAGATCGAGAACGTTGCCGGGACCATCGAGGCCGCCCTGATCTTCGGTGCGGCTTTCTATATTATCCGGGAGGCGGTGCACAAGCTGCAAACGGGTACGGTGGAGATCGGGAGCCTGGGAATAGGTGCGACGGTCATGGCACTGTCCGCCCTGGCAAACTACCTGGTTTCCCGACATCTGCTGAGCGTCGCGTCCAGGACCGATTCGGTGGCGCTGGAAGCCGATGCCCTGCACCTGAGAACGGATGTGTACACCTCTGTCGGCGTACTTGGTGGGCTGGTAGCCATAAAGCTCACCGGCATCGCCATGCTTGACCCGATTGTTGCCATAGTTGTGGCGTTCATGATCATGAAGGCTGCCTGGGATCTCACCAAAACAGCTTTCTTCCATATCCTCGACGTCAAGTTGCCCGACGACGAGGAGGCACTGATCCATGATGCGATGAAACGCTACACAAACCGTTTCATCGAATATCACAAACTGCGCACCCGCAAATCCGGTCATATCCGCCATATCGACATGCATCTGGTTGTTCCGAAGCAGATGACCGTCGAAGCCGGACATACGCTTACCCACCAGATCACGGCGGACATTGAGAAATGCCTGCCCTACAGCCATATCCTGGTACACATCGAGCCTTGTCCCGGCGGGTGTGAGAGATGCGCCGTGGAATGCCCGAAGGTCGGCGGTCTTTCAATGGCATAA
- a CDS encoding PGPGW domain-containing protein → MYNWSLKKLRRVVVAVIGMTVLIIGIAMIVLPGPAIVVIPAALGILATEFAWARRLLHRVREKIERAANNRKNSNQPKP, encoded by the coding sequence ATGTATAATTGGTCACTCAAAAAACTGAGGCGGGTGGTTGTGGCGGTTATCGGCATGACGGTCCTCATCATCGGTATTGCCATGATCGTTCTGCCTGGTCCGGCCATCGTCGTTATTCCGGCCGCGCTGGGTATCCTCGCCACCGAGTTTGCCTGGGCCCGCAGGCTATTGCACCGTGTGCGGGAAAAGATCGAGCGCGCCGCCAACAACCGGAAAAACAGTAATCAACCAAAACCGTGA
- a CDS encoding dienelactone hydrolase family protein, whose protein sequence is MLRLIMVAAALSCWAASAEAAVKTKVIEYKQGDAVLEGYLAWDDAKTGKRPGVLVVHEWTGLGPYVKKRAEMLAKLGYVAFAADIYGKGVRPATPADAARVAAIYKDDRPLMRARARAGLEVLKGQKFVDRHRLAAIGYCFGGTTVLELARDGADLKGVVSFHGGLATPKPEDAKNIKAKVLALQGADDPFVKADERAAFKQELSAAKVDWQFITYANAVHSFTNPDAGNDNSKGAAYNEKADKRSWEAMKQFFAEIFTQAPAR, encoded by the coding sequence ATGTTGAGACTTATCATGGTTGCAGCGGCCCTCAGTTGTTGGGCGGCCTCTGCCGAGGCTGCCGTCAAGACCAAGGTCATTGAGTATAAACAAGGAGATGCCGTGCTGGAGGGGTATCTGGCATGGGACGACGCCAAGACCGGCAAGCGCCCTGGGGTGCTGGTGGTGCATGAATGGACCGGGCTTGGCCCCTATGTGAAGAAGCGGGCCGAGATGCTGGCAAAACTGGGGTATGTTGCCTTTGCGGCCGACATCTACGGCAAAGGGGTGCGCCCCGCAACGCCTGCCGATGCCGCCAGGGTGGCTGCCATCTATAAAGATGACCGACCTTTGATGCGCGCCCGTGCCAGGGCTGGGCTGGAAGTCTTGAAAGGGCAGAAGTTTGTTGACCGGCATCGCCTTGCCGCCATCGGGTATTGTTTTGGCGGCACTACCGTGCTGGAGTTGGCCCGCGATGGCGCCGACCTGAAAGGCGTCGTCAGCTTTCACGGCGGTCTTGCTACGCCCAAGCCGGAGGATGCGAAGAACATCAAGGCAAAAGTCCTGGCGCTACAGGGCGCCGACGACCCCTTTGTGAAAGCGGATGAGAGAGCCGCCTTCAAGCAGGAGTTGAGTGCCGCCAAGGTGGATTGGCAGTTCATAACCTACGCCAATGCGGTGCACAGTTTCACCAACCCGGATGCCGGAAACGACAACAGTAAAGGTGCCGCCTACAACGAGAAAGCAGATAAGCGTTCCTGGGAGGCGATGAAGCAGTTTTTCGCGGAAATTTTCACGCAGGCTCCGGCGCGATGA
- a CDS encoding NADP-dependent oxidoreductase, with protein METMKAVRIHAYGGPEVLVHEDAPRPQPGKDEILVRVHAAAVNPVDWKIREGYLKDMLDSRLPLIMGWDVSGTVEAVGPEVIRFQVGDEVFSRPDLARDGAYAEFIVIRETEAAFKPKTIDHLHAAAIPLAGLTASKSLFSAAHLSAGQTILIHGAAGGVGTYAVQLAKWKGAHVIATASERNHDYLLDLGADEVIAYQNVRFEDRVRDVDVVFDTIGGETQARSWKVVKPGGVMVSIVSPPSQEEAVAHGVRPEFVFIQPDAAELAEIAKLVDSGKIRVMVESVLPLAEARRAQELSRNGHARGKIVLKVL; from the coding sequence ATGGAAACCATGAAAGCCGTGCGCATTCACGCATATGGCGGACCGGAGGTGCTCGTGCATGAAGATGCGCCACGTCCGCAGCCGGGAAAGGACGAAATCCTGGTCCGCGTCCACGCCGCCGCGGTCAACCCCGTGGATTGGAAGATCCGCGAGGGGTACCTCAAGGACATGCTCGACAGTCGCCTGCCATTGATCATGGGCTGGGATGTGTCCGGCACGGTGGAGGCGGTAGGTCCGGAGGTGATTCGCTTCCAAGTGGGGGACGAGGTGTTCAGCCGGCCTGATCTCGCGCGGGACGGAGCATATGCCGAATTCATCGTGATCAGGGAAACTGAGGCGGCCTTCAAACCAAAAACCATCGACCACCTGCACGCGGCTGCCATTCCCCTTGCCGGTCTGACGGCGAGCAAGTCACTTTTTTCCGCAGCTCATCTCTCTGCCGGGCAGACGATACTCATCCACGGGGCGGCCGGAGGGGTGGGAACCTATGCCGTGCAGTTGGCGAAATGGAAGGGCGCCCATGTCATTGCCACCGCCTCCGAACGCAATCACGATTACCTGCTTGACCTGGGTGCCGACGAGGTCATTGCGTATCAGAATGTGCGCTTTGAGGACCGGGTGCGGGATGTTGACGTGGTATTCGACACCATAGGCGGCGAGACCCAGGCGCGCTCCTGGAAGGTAGTGAAGCCGGGAGGCGTCATGGTTTCCATTGTCAGCCCCCCTTCCCAGGAGGAAGCGGTGGCACATGGCGTGCGCCCCGAGTTTGTATTCATTCAGCCCGATGCGGCGGAGTTGGCGGAGATCGCCAAGCTTGTGGATTCGGGAAAGATCAGGGTCATGGTGGAGTCGGTGCTGCCGCTTGCCGAAGCCCGCCGCGCTCAGGAGCTTAGCCGGAACGGCCACGCTCGGGGCAAGATCGTTCTCAAGGTTCTGTAA
- a CDS encoding substrate-binding domain-containing protein: protein MGNVAGRLITGFFRMILVVACAVTAVASQSHAMEIIRMNGSGGPLGMARLLADAYTEQHREVHVETGKALGSAGAVQALLAGVLDVVVSSKPLTPEQGAKGLQFHRFGKTPLLAVTEKSVPKKNITTRELEDIYAGRLRQWPNGERIRVVLRPWEDVDSRILRGLSPGVNEALNKSRSLAGVMYAATDPESDETVSRTPGAIGTSALVSIISGKQPLNILKLNGVKGSLQSLSRGNYPLVKQINFITAAHPSPAVQKFLAFVYSRQGRVIAGKTGVLVVAGPKDGP, encoded by the coding sequence ATGGGCAACGTCGCTGGCAGGCTGATAACCGGTTTCTTCAGGATGATACTCGTGGTGGCCTGTGCCGTGACAGCTGTTGCAAGTCAGTCCCACGCCATGGAAATCATCCGAATGAATGGCTCGGGGGGGCCGCTCGGCATGGCCAGATTACTGGCGGATGCCTACACCGAACAACATCGCGAGGTCCATGTCGAAACAGGAAAAGCCCTGGGTAGTGCCGGCGCCGTTCAGGCCCTTCTCGCCGGTGTGCTTGATGTCGTTGTGAGCAGCAAGCCTCTTACCCCTGAACAAGGCGCAAAAGGTCTTCAGTTCCACAGGTTCGGCAAAACACCACTTCTGGCGGTGACCGAAAAGTCAGTCCCCAAAAAGAATATCACCACCAGGGAACTGGAAGATATCTATGCCGGCAGGTTGCGACAATGGCCTAACGGAGAGCGGATCAGAGTGGTGCTGCGCCCTTGGGAGGATGTTGACAGCCGGATTCTGCGGGGGCTGTCTCCCGGCGTAAACGAAGCCCTCAACAAAAGCCGGTCGCTGGCAGGGGTTATGTATGCCGCGACCGATCCGGAGTCGGATGAAACCGTCTCAAGGACGCCAGGCGCAATCGGGACCTCGGCACTGGTTTCGATCATTTCCGGCAAACAGCCGCTTAACATCCTGAAGCTTAATGGAGTCAAGGGCTCCCTGCAATCGCTCTCACGCGGGAACTATCCGCTCGTCAAACAGATCAATTTCATTACTGCCGCCCATCCGTCGCCTGCTGTCCAAAAATTTCTGGCTTTTGTCTATTCTCGGCAGGGACGCGTCATTGCCGGAAAAACCGGAGTACTGGTTGTTGCCGGCCCAAAAGACGGGCCGTGA